One Acaryochloris thomasi RCC1774 DNA window includes the following coding sequences:
- a CDS encoding carbon dioxide-concentrating mechanism protein CcmK, which translates to MPIAVGMVETKGFPAVVEAADAMVKAARVTLVGYEKIGSGRVTVIVRGDVSEVQASVSAGIENVKRVNGGEVLSTHIIARPHENLEYVLPMSYTESVEQFRT; encoded by the coding sequence ATGCCAATTGCTGTTGGAATGGTGGAAACAAAAGGCTTCCCGGCTGTTGTTGAAGCCGCCGATGCGATGGTTAAAGCTGCCCGCGTCACCCTAGTCGGTTACGAGAAGATTGGCAGCGGTCGCGTGACGGTTATTGTTCGAGGCGATGTCTCTGAGGTTCAGGCGTCTGTTTCTGCTGGCATTGAGAACGTTAAGCGCGTTAACGGCGGCGAAGTGCTCTCAACACACATCATCGCGCGTCCCCACGAAAACCTGGAATACGTACTGCCGATGAGCTACACAGAATCGGTGGAGCAGTTTAGAACCTAG
- a CDS encoding EutN/CcmL family microcompartment protein gives MQLAKVLGTVVSTQKDPSLTGCKLLLLQFIDESGELLPSYEVAADFVGAGTDEWVLVSRGSAARQSERSDGRALDALVVAIVDTVTVNNSSLYKKYQ, from the coding sequence ATGCAGCTTGCAAAAGTTTTGGGCACCGTTGTCAGTACTCAAAAAGATCCGAGCCTCACCGGCTGCAAGCTGTTGCTATTGCAGTTCATTGACGAATCTGGCGAGCTACTTCCGAGTTACGAAGTGGCGGCAGATTTTGTCGGAGCGGGAACGGATGAGTGGGTGTTGGTGAGTCGTGGCAGCGCGGCTCGCCAGAGTGAACGCAGTGATGGTCGTGCCCTAGATGCCCTAGTGGTGGCGATTGTTGACACGGTCACGGTGAATAATAGCTCGCTGTACAAGAAGTATCAGTAG
- a CDS encoding carbon dioxide-concentrating mechanism protein CcmK: MSIAVGMVETLGFPAVVEAADAMVKAARVTLVGYEKIGSGRVTVIVRGDVSEVQASVAAGIENVKRVNGGQVLSTHIIARPHENLEYVLPMRYTEEVEQFRESVQGIRPLPRA, encoded by the coding sequence ATGTCAATTGCTGTAGGTATGGTAGAAACCTTAGGTTTCCCAGCCGTTGTTGAAGCTGCTGATGCGATGGTCAAGGCCGCGCGAGTCACGCTGGTCGGCTACGAAAAAATCGGAAGCGGTCGCGTCACCGTAATTGTTCGAGGCGATGTCTCCGAAGTTCAGGCCTCTGTCGCTGCTGGAATCGAGAACGTGAAGCGCGTTAATGGCGGTCAGGTGTTGTCTACACACATCATTGCCCGTCCGCACGAGAACCTCGAGTACGTGCTGCCGATGCGCTACACCGAAGAAGTGGAGCAGTTCCGCGAGAGCGTTCAGGGTATCCGCCCTCTCCCTAGGGCGTAA
- a CDS encoding NAD(P)H-quinone oxidoreductase subunit F, with protein MSQLLLQTSWLIPIYCFIGSALSIPWASGLVKRTGPRPAAYVNLLMTLLAFAHGTLAFQASLHFADVTLKFPWLQVADIDFTFWIHLSSTTLGVMELVTGMSLLAQLYALGYMEKDWSVARFFTLMGFFEGALSGLAISDSLLLSYALLEMLTLSTFLIVGFWYAQPLVVTAARDAFLTKRVGDILLLSGMVSLATFSGTLNFPELYEWKETANLSPIVATFLGFCLIAGPIGKCAQFPLNLWLDEAMEGANPASIMRNTVVLSCGAYILIKLQPLVALSPIAQDALIIVGAVTAIGTSMMAIAQIDLKRTLSHSSSAYLGLVFMAVGLKWTNVALLILLTHAIAKGLLFMCVGAIILNTNSQDLRGLGGLWSRMPVTTMSYIIGSLGLIGLFPLGGFWALEEGIAIFEAYEPWYVVVVLFVNVLSAINLIRVFRLVFLGDIQPKTKRTPEVAWAMAVPMVILMVVTLLTPFLMTSLALLPPIANLRLAGIELVASGVVGCLIGALMPLSRSWSRPIQRYRRFLQDFLAYDFYTEKLYEITVVAAVSTLSRIGVWVDRYIVDGLVNFVGVASLFSGESLKYSATGQSQTYALTILMGVGLISGCIIYWFIW; from the coding sequence ATGAGTCAACTGCTCCTACAAACAAGCTGGTTAATTCCGATTTATTGCTTTATTGGTTCGGCCCTTTCGATTCCGTGGGCGTCGGGATTGGTGAAGCGAACGGGACCAAGACCCGCAGCCTACGTCAATCTATTGATGACGCTGCTGGCGTTCGCGCATGGAACTTTGGCGTTTCAGGCATCGCTGCATTTTGCTGACGTTACGCTCAAATTTCCTTGGCTGCAGGTTGCAGATATTGACTTCACGTTTTGGATTCATCTTTCATCCACGACGCTGGGGGTGATGGAGTTGGTGACGGGCATGAGTTTGCTGGCTCAGCTCTACGCGCTGGGCTACATGGAAAAAGACTGGTCCGTCGCTCGATTTTTCACTTTGATGGGGTTCTTTGAGGGGGCGTTAAGCGGTTTAGCCATTAGCGATTCGCTGCTGTTGAGCTATGCCCTATTAGAGATGCTGACGCTCTCGACATTTTTGATTGTGGGTTTCTGGTATGCTCAGCCGCTGGTGGTTACGGCGGCCCGAGATGCGTTTTTAACCAAGCGGGTCGGTGATATTTTGCTGCTGTCGGGGATGGTGTCGCTGGCGACTTTCTCCGGCACTCTCAACTTTCCTGAGCTGTATGAATGGAAGGAGACTGCAAATTTATCGCCCATCGTGGCAACGTTTTTGGGTTTCTGCTTAATTGCAGGTCCAATCGGCAAGTGCGCGCAGTTCCCGCTCAATCTGTGGCTTGACGAGGCGATGGAGGGGGCAAACCCAGCATCGATCATGCGAAATACGGTGGTGCTGTCCTGTGGTGCCTATATCTTAATTAAGCTGCAGCCTTTGGTTGCGCTGTCTCCCATCGCGCAAGATGCGCTGATCATTGTCGGGGCGGTGACGGCTATCGGTACGTCGATGATGGCGATCGCACAAATCGACCTCAAGCGCACCCTGTCCCACTCCAGTAGCGCTTACCTGGGTCTTGTGTTTATGGCGGTGGGGCTGAAGTGGACCAATGTGGCGCTGTTGATATTGCTGACCCATGCGATCGCAAAGGGTCTGCTATTCATGTGCGTCGGGGCCATTATTCTCAATACCAATAGTCAGGACCTGCGAGGTTTAGGCGGTCTATGGTCACGGATGCCGGTCACCACAATGTCTTACATCATCGGCTCACTGGGTCTGATCGGTTTATTCCCGTTGGGCGGCTTCTGGGCTTTAGAAGAGGGCATCGCCATTTTTGAAGCCTATGAACCTTGGTACGTGGTGGTCGTGCTGTTTGTAAATGTTCTGTCTGCCATCAACCTGATTCGCGTCTTTCGCCTCGTCTTTTTAGGGGATATTCAGCCCAAGACAAAACGGACCCCAGAGGTAGCCTGGGCGATGGCTGTGCCGATGGTGATCTTGATGGTGGTGACGCTACTGACGCCTTTCTTGATGACCAGCTTGGCGCTGCTGCCCCCCATAGCAAATCTGCGGCTAGCCGGAATTGAGCTGGTTGCTTCTGGAGTTGTGGGCTGCTTGATCGGGGCGCTGATGCCGCTGAGCCGATCTTGGTCGCGTCCGATTCAGCGATATCGCCGGTTTCTTCAGGACTTTTTGGCCTACGATTTTTACACCGAAAAGCTGTACGAAATTACGGTGGTTGCAGCGGTCTCAACGCTCTCTCGCATTGGCGTTTGGGTTGATCGATATATTGTCGATGGCCTCGTTAACTTTGTAGGAGTTGCCTCTCTATTCAGCGGCGAGAGCCTTAAGTACAGCGCCACTGGACAGTCCCAGACCTACGCCCTCACAATTTTGATGGGTGTGGGCCTCATCTCTGGATGCATTATTTATTGGTTTATTTGGTAA
- a CDS encoding ribulose bisphosphate carboxylase small subunit produces MVVRHPAAPSQRSANPNIDPTASIHASSPLVGDIRVSANVVIGPGASIQAGKGQSFHIGPSTNVQNGVVIQGLEQGQVQGKDQQSYSVWIGQNTSITHMALVHGPVSIGDSCFIGFRSTIFNARVGDGCIVMMHALIQDVEIPPGKFVPSGAVITTQEQADRLSDVQSADVEFASRIAGVNQAGSHPEEKAIRNESRQPSYQGGNQLSHSSSSDILSQVQQLLRQGYQVSTEFANARRFKANAWNTGGAIASNQASSVMSELESVLAEHQGEYVRLVGIDPQAKRRVLETVIQRPGEEVNVSSGSQSYSAAPVRPAAQPAFNKLKSTDVAGQVRQLLNQGYTIGTEHASPRRFKANAWHTCSPIKSQREADVLIGLDECVAEHPGEYIRLIGIDAQAKRRVAEIIIYRPVKGASPQAAKNNAAPISRSASGSSSAPAANDPYPSVDPDIATRVRQLLGQGYRIGTEHASPRRFRANAWNSCAPIESQRPAEVMAALEACAAEHPGEYIRLIGIDTQAKRRVEEQIIQRPGEQSSSHSAGNAGRNGYSSSSAKPGPPTYSQSSSMGSSSPRATTAIQSDVASKVRQLLAQGHKIGTEHADKRRFRANAWHSCAPIEAKQESAVMSALESCLNEHSGEYVRIVGIDTKAKRRVLESVIQRP; encoded by the coding sequence ATGGTGGTTCGACATCCTGCGGCCCCGTCGCAGCGTTCAGCCAACCCCAATATTGATCCGACGGCCTCTATTCATGCCTCTTCTCCCCTGGTGGGAGATATTCGCGTTTCAGCCAATGTTGTGATTGGTCCGGGCGCGTCGATTCAGGCAGGCAAGGGTCAGTCTTTTCACATTGGCCCCTCAACGAACGTTCAAAACGGCGTTGTGATTCAGGGCTTAGAACAGGGACAAGTGCAGGGTAAGGATCAGCAGTCGTATTCGGTGTGGATTGGTCAAAACACATCGATTACCCACATGGCTCTGGTGCATGGGCCGGTCTCTATTGGCGATAGCTGCTTTATTGGATTTCGCTCAACTATTTTCAATGCTCGGGTGGGGGATGGCTGCATCGTGATGATGCACGCCTTAATTCAGGATGTTGAGATTCCGCCGGGCAAGTTTGTGCCGTCAGGGGCCGTGATTACGACCCAAGAGCAGGCCGACCGCCTCTCTGATGTCCAGTCTGCTGATGTTGAGTTTGCCAGCCGCATTGCCGGCGTTAATCAAGCCGGTTCTCATCCTGAAGAAAAAGCAATTCGTAATGAAAGTCGTCAACCGTCCTACCAAGGGGGCAATCAATTGAGCCATTCCTCAAGTTCCGATATTTTGTCTCAGGTTCAGCAACTGCTGCGCCAGGGCTATCAAGTTAGTACTGAGTTTGCCAACGCGCGCCGATTTAAGGCCAATGCCTGGAATACAGGGGGTGCGATCGCATCCAATCAAGCATCATCTGTAATGTCAGAACTTGAATCTGTCCTAGCGGAGCATCAAGGCGAGTATGTTCGCCTCGTAGGCATTGATCCTCAAGCCAAGCGTCGCGTTCTCGAAACCGTTATTCAACGTCCCGGCGAAGAAGTGAACGTGAGTTCGGGGTCACAATCATATTCAGCTGCCCCCGTTCGTCCTGCGGCCCAGCCCGCCTTTAACAAGCTGAAGTCGACAGATGTTGCCGGTCAGGTCCGCCAGCTTCTCAATCAGGGATATACGATTGGGACCGAGCATGCCAGCCCGCGTCGGTTCAAGGCTAATGCCTGGCATACCTGCTCTCCCATTAAGTCCCAGCGGGAAGCCGATGTTTTGATTGGCCTGGATGAGTGCGTTGCTGAGCATCCCGGTGAGTATATTCGTTTAATTGGGATTGATGCTCAAGCCAAGCGACGGGTTGCAGAAATTATTATCTATCGCCCCGTTAAGGGAGCTTCTCCCCAGGCAGCGAAGAATAACGCTGCGCCCATCTCTCGATCTGCTTCCGGGTCTTCTTCTGCGCCTGCAGCAAATGATCCCTATCCTTCAGTGGACCCTGATATCGCCACTCGCGTGCGTCAGCTTCTGGGCCAGGGCTATCGAATTGGGACCGAACATGCCAGCCCACGGCGGTTCCGTGCCAATGCCTGGAATAGCTGCGCTCCCATTGAATCTCAACGTCCTGCAGAGGTAATGGCGGCACTGGAAGCCTGCGCTGCTGAGCATCCCGGTGAATATATTCGCCTGATTGGCATTGATACTCAGGCAAAGCGACGCGTTGAAGAGCAGATTATTCAGCGTCCGGGTGAGCAATCTTCTTCTCATTCTGCAGGTAATGCTGGGCGGAATGGGTATTCTTCATCTTCAGCAAAGCCTGGGCCACCAACCTACAGCCAGTCCTCTAGCATGGGTTCGTCTTCTCCGAGAGCCACGACCGCTATCCAGTCAGACGTGGCCTCTAAGGTGCGTCAGCTATTAGCGCAGGGACACAAGATCGGGACCGAACATGCCGATAAGCGACGGTTCCGCGCCAATGCTTGGCATAGCTGTGCGCCCATTGAAGCGAA